A stretch of DNA from Ammospiza nelsoni isolate bAmmNel1 chromosome 10, bAmmNel1.pri, whole genome shotgun sequence:
ATcccaatgaagaaaaaagagaacagaGTGGAATAATAAGACAAATTGTGTTGGTGATAGAAATTTTCTATTCCTTGGTCCTTGCATTAGTAAGCAATTCACCAGCACACAGAGTTCTGCTGATAAAAACATAATATACACCCCTACTCGTCAGGGAAACAAGTATCTTACTGTGCAAGtcactttgattttttaaaacatttttggaaGACACTGTGCTGTCATGCTTGCCCCCTAACAAACGAGATGGAGATAAGCTGATTCAAAGTGCATAAACAATTCcaactatttttttttgcaaagtcTACTTACAGTTCTCTTGGCTTCCATCACCACGTATAGAGCAAATTGGGTACCAGTTGCTTCATCTTCATTGTATTTCTTCAGTGCTGCATCGACAGCTTTAAAGACATCAGGGTCATCACAGTCTGAAAACTCAAATGCAAGAGGAATGGCTTTGCTAGAGAAAAAACTACAGCAGAGTGCTAGTACAATGAAGGCCTTCATAATTGGATGAAAAAGGCCCCCTGAATTAGAAGGCTCTTTAAGAACCAAATGGAAAAGGAATGCCTGACAGGATTGTAGTCAcctcttctgtttttcaggaGCAGGAGTTAAGCAAACAGAATGAGTGCGTTCCTGGGGTTGGTTGGTTCTCATCATACCCTGTTTATACTGCAAATAAACTTCTGAGTTTATCTAAATAAACTTTGTTTGTTCACCAGAATGACACTAAGGTTATCCACCTGCCATCAAGATAACAGGGTGaatggctgcagctggggaccAGTTTAGGCAAAGTAAAGCATAAGAGAAAGAAGTGGCTGTAGCTTTCTGACTTCTTAACACCTAAACTGCTACTGAGAATGAATTTTACAAGGCTTAAATAAAACATCCAGGAAGGTCACAGTGGCAATGAAGTTTTGGACAACAGCCTTGTAAATTTTAAAGATCTGTTTAGTGTTCAGGCTGCAACAGTTCTGAGAACTGTAGTACTCAGAATGTGTTTGAAAAGTCTTTGGACATGTGCATATGGTTGAATGTCACATAACCCTTCAATAGCACTTGATAAACCTTGTCCTTCATGGTCCTGTTGGAAAGTCCATCTCTGCTGCCACGTGAAGACTGCCTGGCTTATGGATTAGTTAGTGATCATAGTGCTTTGTTATCGTTACAGGTATGTGACACCCAAGAACAAAGGATTAAACGCTATCATCTGAGTCTGGTCAAGCCAGGATTAGAGATGGCTGAGAACATCTGGTGCTTGTCTCCTGTATGTGGCACCAAATAGCTTTGCTTTGGGTCTGTGAACACCTTGGGATTGCTTTGGCTCCTGTGTTCCAGCTGTTTCTTGCTGTATTTGGGTTGTGTGGCAAGGTTTTGATAGCAGGGGAttacaggggtggcttctgtgagaagctgctggaggctTCTCTTATGTCtgacagagccaatgccagTCAGTTCCAAGATGGATCCAGTTCTGGCTAAGACTGAGTCCATCAGTGCTGGTGGTAGTGCCTCTGGGATAACATAGtggtgaaggaaaagaaaaaggaactgGGAAAGAacaggagagagaagagagagaataTGTGAGAAAAACAGCTATGCAAATCCCACGGCCTGTGAAGGTGTGGGAGGAACTGCTGTGGGTGAGGAGTAGAGAttttcctgcagcctgtggagcagaccatggtgaggcagctgtgtccCTACAACCCCTGGAGGTCACTGGTGCAGCAGGGATTCACCTGCAGCTCATGGAGGACCCCACACcggagcaggtggatgcccaGTGGAGGCTGTGACCCTCTGGaagcctgggctggagcaggtttTCTGGCAGGACTTGTGAGGGCACCAATGCTGGAGCAGTTTGTTCCTAAAGGACTGCACATCATGGAAAGGACCTACACTGGAGCAGTTCATGAAGGACTGCCTCCAGTGGGAGGGATCCCTGGCTGGAGCAAGGAAGAGTGCAGGGAGTCCTTATCctgagggaaaaggaggggTAGGAGCAACATGTGATGAGCTGACTGCAACTCCCATTCCCATCCTCCTGAACCAGCTGAGGGAGAAGGTAGAGAAAATCAGAAGTAAATTGAAGCCTGggaaaaaggtgttttaaagtttttactttatttctcaTTCTCTTACTTTGTTTTGATTAGTAATAAGCCAATTTCCCCAAGTCCAGTCAGTTTCACCTGTGATGATATTTGGTGAGTGAACTCTCAAGCCTTACCTTGACCCATGAGTTTtctgttatattttctctcccctgtctgGCTGAtgagagcagtgacagagcagctttAGTGGATACCtggcagccagccagggcaaACTCACCACACTTGCTACAAGTTTTGATTAAAGAAATTGCACTTTAGAGACTGTGGATAAACTAAACCAGAAATAAGTTTGTTCATACAtgataacttttaaaaattagtcAATCTTCACTCAGTCACAATGGGtcctcattttgtttctttttcttcagtgtgGCCTTTGCACTGTGTTTCACTTTATGCCATTAAAAAGCTGTTTGGATGATCAAGTTACTAACTTTTTTGAGATTAATCCCATGTTCTTGCTGATGACATGGCTGTTCTGAACCAGCTTGCTGGTCCCCGGACAGTCTGAAGGGACTTGACCTTGATGGGGGCTGGAGTATAGAGAGGCACCACTGTTctttctccctgctcctccccactCAGTTTCCAGTGAAGAAGGTtcagcaataaagaaaacatttacaTGAAAGAGTTATTACATGcatctgcttttctcttcccctgAGAGCAATTATGAACTATTTGAGAAGGGCTGTCCTTGACTGCAATATTTCTGTGTATCACCACCAGCAGCTGTAGCAATGGAAGCACCTGTGCAGGCCACCCTGCAGTGAGACAGCAAGTCATTAACTGTTCTCAGACCCCTTCTAGATAACAGTGCTAACCCAAACACCATTAGTCAATTTATGCCAGAGTTTGCTTTGTGGATGTTTAATACTTAAATAGTTTAGTTTCAGAGTTTAATATAATTTCTAGTTCAATATCCAATAGCTAATTATGtgtagtgaaaaaaaaaaaaaaaaaaacaaaaaacaaaaccggCAACTGtgtcaagaaaaaaatgcttgcatttttattttctataaatCTGTATAAAGCATGAATGTAGTGTCATGGATTACTTTTTTATGGAAAACAGTCAAATTTCCTCTAGGTCAGATTCCTTGGAGAAGTACATTATAATTAcgaattatgaaaaaaaatattatagatGGTAATTTGCATTCTTAGAGAATTTTCCTTTGTGTTAGAAGTGAAAGAACATTGTTTTCTGAGGACATTTTTACCCATTATGTGAGGGACTCAGAATTTTGAACCTTTCAGTTACAGTGGAGCTTGAGGTAGCCATGATGAAGATGTAGGTTGAAATACTTAATGAATATTTTCAGTGATTCTCCTTCCTAGATACAGAATGCTTTTCCCACTTCTCCATCTGCTGTTTTCATTGACTGTAGGACTGTGGTTGCCCCTGAAATTATTGAGCCTGGAACATCTTTCTCTGAGGTCATATAGGAGAATTTTCTGTTACAAAGCTATGAGGAAATAAAGGCAAAATTTTTGGAAGGTCAAGTTTGGGTTTTCCGGGGCATGATTTTGATTGTGTAGGGTGATCTGGAAAACCTGGAAATTCTGCCATCTCCTTTAGTTTTGAGCCAGTGCTGGAAAAATGAAGGTTGCATTGGGATAGTTTAGAAAAGTTTGCAGTGGGAGGTGTGAGAGAATCCTGCTGATTTAGAACTGGGATGCGATAGAAAGCTCCTGTTACATGGCAGGGAAAGTACTTCCCTGATATGCTTGTCTTGTTGTGATGATGTCTGTAATGGTGATGAGGAGGGTGTCCTGGAGGAGGGGGACAGGGTGGTCCATGATGGTGAGGAGGGTGGTGGTGACCTGGTCCATGAGGTGGGGGACAAGGTGGTCCATGGTGGTGAGGAGGGTGGTGGTGACCTGGTCCATGAGGAGGGGGACAGGGTGGTCCATGATGGTGAGGAGGGTGGTGGTGACCTGGTCCATGAGGAGGGGGACAGGGTGGTCCATGATGGTGAGGAGGATGGTCGTGATCTGGTCCATGAGGTGGGGGACAAGGTGGTCCATGGTGGTGAGGAGGGTGGTGGTGACCTGGTCCATGAGGAGGGGGACAGGATGGTCCATGGTGGTGAGGAGGGTGGTCATGGTCTGGTCCATGAGGAGGTAGAGTAGGATGATGATCTGGTTCATcatggggaggagggggagaagaaagTTCTTTGTTGCTGTCTTCATCTTCCTTGCTGGATTTGGGGTTATGCTCAGGGTCTTCAGGTCTGGACTGAGAAGAGGGGGGACATTCATGTCTGTGGTGATGCTTATGGTGATGTCTGTGACCAAAATGATGATGTCTGTGTGGATGTCCCAAGGCTGAATGTCTCCCTCTTCGCCCACAGCCATGGTGCTGTTTATAAAAACACCAAGGAGGAAGCATTAATCAGGTGTTGATAGGGCAGAAGAAATTGATGAGAAAGAGAGAGATGAGAGTTAGCAGGTTTGCATTCGTAGCTCTTATgatctttaaggaaaaaatacatatttttttcaagatgGAGGAGAAGGAATAGATAATAAAATGCCAAGTTACTGAAAATTTGCTGGAAGCACTACACCATGTTGAAATTATATAAACAGCTGAGAAGTATTTGTGATAGATCAAAACAAATCCACACTGGAGTAGCTGTTGTGATATGAACTGGAATACCAGATATGATAAAGATCATCTCCCCTCTCCTTGCTTTCTAAAATTCCCTTGAACTTTTTTGCCAATCTCTACTCACTGATACTTAGTCAAGTGACTAAACTGAGAGAAGACACACTTGAAAGGAGTGGTAGGGACAGCTCAATTCTGATTCATCCTTTGACTGACCTGGGACTTGCAGGTCAGTCTGTCCTGACATGTTGTATCACATCCAGGCAATAGAAAATTTGCATAAATGTTACAATCATCTGCCAGTGTGGACTAAGCAAGATTGCTGCAACCTGCATGAGGATACAGCAGAGATGTGTCCATAACTGAGTACATACCCAGGGATGGTAGATTTCACAGCTTATATCTGTTCCATCAGCTTCATCTGCATCACTGATAACTCTTGCCTTGCAGAATCCAGTGTGCTAAgcaaaagacaaggaaaaaaacccacaatgtGCATCTGGGTTCTTGTGATGGAATTAATACAAACTACTGAATGTTCAACATTTTGCAAGTTAGGCTATTCCTTTGACACTTAAGTATCTTCACATAAGATCCTGAGCCTTCCAACCAATGCTTGCTAGGGATTAATAATGATTAAAATAAGTGCTGGTTTTGAGGGTTCTTGACTGTGATGCGCTCTAGATGCACTTCACCATGTGCACCTAGGGGGCTACTACTCTGCATCTCACTTCCCTTTTGATGTCTAAGAAATTGGCCAGCCACTAATGCCTCCAGAATGAGTACTCTTGGGTgcctgatttttcttcctttttttttcctgcctttgcttGTCAAACATCTGTTCCGATTGGAGTATAAAAAGCCAGAGAAGGTGATGGATGTAAATCATATAAACCAAAagttttacatattttattttttccatgttttatttcattatttcaattTAGTTTCTGGGAAATAATTATTCTGAAATTATGAGATCTTGCCTAGCTGTTTCTTTGGTGTAGACTATAATAGTAATGGAAAAATGGGGTGAAGAGAACACTTCAATAGTTTTCTGAAGATGACCTTGAATTATTCCACTCTCCGTTCTTCTGCAGCAAAAAAAGCAACCCTGAGCTCATTTGGATTACATAagacatatatttttttcaggatCTATGACTCATATTGGTGTAAAAGTTTTTATGGACAGAGCATGAATGATTTGCTAGGGATTGGCCACAATTTGAATCCAAAAGCTGGATACAACCTGAAAAACCCTAGGACTCTAACATGCCAGATTCCAATTACATTAAGATTTGAGAGTTCAGACTGTTTCCTTATAAAAGATAATGGAGCAGCTGTAAAATTAGGATCTGGGCTTGAACGTACTGGATTTTTAGTTTTGAGTTTGGGTGCATGCTTATAATAAACACTTGAAAATATATTGGTAGAATCTTCCTGGTACCGCCCTTTATATCAGTTCTTGTACTAAGACTTTACTTACAGCGTGCCAGTCATGCAGAAAATCACATTCCAGTGCCTGATCTGTTTCCTGCATAGATTTTGAACAGTTGGTCTCTTTTATAGAGAATCCTAAAATGTGACCTTCACGGGAGGCAGTCTGAAACCAAGAGGTCAAAGAAGAAGTGGTGACTAGGTGTATTTAAAGTCTTTTAATTTTCAGAGCAACCATACATCATCTTATTGTCAAAATCCCATCTACCTCATGCTTTTCTTACCTGTCCTGTTCAAATGTTCATGCACATACACATATTCAGCAAGGAAAACAGGTTAGATAATTTGTATATCACACCCTAACAGCTTCCAGGAATGCTTGCTTTAATTCTTTGTTTAATATGCGTATAAAATCTGTTACTTTTACAGCCTGTGTTTTTAGGAAGTAGTGTCTTCAGAGTCTTCTCCCTAAACTGAACTGCTGCTTCTGTGAAAGCAGAGAGATCTATTGAATGGCAACCACCCATTTCCAGTGTTGGGAGTGCATAGTGTTAAAGTGCTGATGTTAATTTGAAGTGAAATTCTGCCGGTTACTGTAAAAATGTTGCTTTCTTTGTTGTCAAGGGCATTAGTTATAGAGAAGGCCTTACTCCATATGAACATGGGAGAAAGCCTTTGTGATTCCATTAAAATCCATAAAGAGgtgtttcattttaatttccagcTATAGCAGTACTTTTATATCAAGTCTGTGTTGAAGGTGTCCTTAACATGTGTGCACATATGAGTTTCACTAGTTAAACTAAATTGGTTGAAAGTGCATGCACATACTTTATGGTATGGTTTTTTATTGTAATTCATAGTTTCTGAGTGTTAAAATACAGCAGTACAATGTAAAGTGTTGCTGTAGCTGAAGATGGTGAAGCAGGAAAACCAAGTGTTTGGGGAGAAACACATGAACCCAGGCAATGTGAAAACAATCCCTTTCTAAAAGGCAGTAGGGATACAATGTGCACAGGGCTCCAGTGTGGGACACTGTCAGGTTTCTAAGCGATATTAAAAGCTGCAGGGAGGTGGGTTTGGCATGCTATCATTTAGGCAGTTTCCAAGATAAACATGCATTATGGTGGGAGCCTTGGGACCTCATTACAGAGGCGTCCTGGGCTGACACATGTGTTGGCAGAATGATCCCATGCTGTTTAAGTATCTACCATGCCTCCAGTATCTACCAACAAGAAATTTTGTTATAAATATACTTCAAATCACCCAAAGGATAAGTCTTCATGTTGACTTCACTTAGATATGGAGATATTTAGCAGACCCAGAGGTTCTTCAAGAGTTACAGCACAAATTCACCTCCCTTCCTCAGAGtgctgctttgctctgcagcaAGAGTCAAAATGATGCTGAGCATGTTCTACTGTTTGTTGTACCATGGGATAAATATTCTAAGAGTAAAAAATTATCTGTCTGCAACTGACAAAAGTGTGACTGTGATAATACCTGACTGTCCATCTTGAAGTCTGCTCAGTAGTAAATAAACCCATGTATGTCACGTatgtcaaaattaaaaaatgtacaCAAAGGAGGCCTTGAATTCTGAATGCCATCATACTGTCATAGTTCTTTAGCAAATGAGAAGTCCTTTTGCTTTCACACACCTAAATTAAAGTTGATAACAAGTCTTTGCTAAAGTAGGACCTTCAACTTAAATCTGATCCCACAAGGGTTTCAGTTCTGGTCCCATGGTCTTGGAGTTGCTCGCAAAATTGTGTCATTTCTAAGTAATTCTAGGAGAAAATGCCACTTACCATCTTTAAAACTCTTTCAACTTTGTCCACAGCAAAATTGTTTGTGTGGTTACCTTCACTGTTGAATTTCCTCAGGGCCTTTGCAGCAATATCTTTGTGTTCCTCAGTGACTTCTAAGGCTTCAAGTTTCACAGGACAATCTTTGCACTCTACTAAGTCAGGTGGAACTGTGAAAACAAATAATTGACTAATATTACGGTGGATCTTAATACTCTTGGGAGTGTGCCCATGCCTTAAATGGGAACTCATAATGTGAAACTTAAATGCAGCATTTCCTTGGAAGTGAAATACCTGTCCCTTGCTCCACAAATAAGGGTTTGTTCTgtaatgtgaaaaaaacccaaacccatgaaaATGAGTATTCTTATAAATCACCTTAGATTCTTACCACCCCAAATGTGCAGTCTTCCCAAATTTACATTTGTTCTGATGTTCATTATGATATTTTGGTGGACTGGAATGGTGATATCAGCTGACATCAATAAAGTCTGGTTTAGAGGAGTAGGGTAACCTTAATTCTATTACTCATTCTTAACATTCCATTTGAATTATCTAAAATATGAATTACAAGCAGATGAATGGATCTGTTATGGTTTCCATACACTGGTGGTGTACAGACTTTGGTACAAGGGCTGGTTTGAGGTATGCATTAGCTTACAGCAGTGGTTATTTTACCTGGACTTAATGTACAATTAAATCCATATAGTTGAGGTTTCTTCAGCAGATGGTTTGTATATGTGATAATCTTACATTGCCCAAAGtcctgagaggaaaaaagaatacATGATTATGATGTTATTTTCCCTGGATTTAATTGGATGTAGGCGATCATAGAAATTATACCTCCTTTTAATGTGCAGTACCTCTAAGAATAACAGATGTGGTCATTAATGGCATGTTTGATCAGGTACCACTCAAAATTTGTCTTCAGATAAAATGGGATCTCTCTGTACaagagcttttattttaattctcagtTTGCATGATTGAGTAGAcaatggaaaactgaaacagctttcttAGTCATCCTGATGCTTTTTTAGAGTAGGATAAGGCAAGATGACAGGGAAACTTAGAATGCCATGTTACACAAATATTGGTCAAAAGTGGATGGACCTTTTCATCAATTCCTTTTtgccaataaaaaaaaaaaaaagaataaatgctttctcttccctgctcctggcccttcttctttctcctttgtcATAGTATCACAACtcctatttaaaaaaagttttggaCTGGGAGTTCTCATCACTGGAGTGCAAAAGAAAAGGCAAGTATTGCTGTATATCGTTCATGTAGTGACACTACCAATCTTTCCCACTGTCATACCACAAATGTTATGACAGAAAACTGACAAAATATACCACTGGTATTTCTGGCTCATATACCAGgaacatgctttaaaaataatttctagtgCCCTTTAGTTGTCAGCAAATTACCCTTAAAACATAAGTTCTGCCACAAGCAGTGGAATGTGGAGTACAGTTCCTTTGAGACAGCAAGTTAAATAAAGTTATACTTATTTGAAGATTCAATCCTTTCCCAAGCCTTTAGCATATGCTTAACATTCTAGAATTAGATAGAATTTGGTTTAGAAAGAGCCATATTAAAGCTCAGTGTTCACTGAGACACAAATTTCTGGGCAGTCCAGAGGAAGATCAAGTTAGTGCATTATTGGGATATGAGTAGGTGCAGATGCCATTGCTTGCCATTGGATAGGTGTCACTGTAGTCACAGGACTCCCAGTGTCTTCTGGATAAGACAGAGCATTCCGTTTCCAGCACATCCAAAGTTAGGTAGAGGACTGTTGAGTTTCCCTGGAAGAGAAGTGCAAGTAAAACAGAGTTTGTAGACAAGCAGTTTGATctgaaataaactttttttgAGGTCACTATATTTTATCTTTAGTGAAGCTCCTCCAGTTCTTTATTAAGGTTTTTCAGAGCTGTCAAGTATAGGAAATGTttaggctggaagggacctttggaGGTCATCTTGCCAAGCCACTTTCTCAAGGCAAAGCTGAAACTGCATTCTGTGTACCACCAAGACAGACATTCCACAACATTTCTGGGCCATTCTAGTACTTCACCACTTTCTCCATGATTTAGTCTTATATGTAGTCAGAATTTCCCTTCCTGCAACTTACACTTGTTGCCTCTTATCCTGTTGTTGATAACCTGTGAGAAGTGTCTGTTGTTAATGTGACATTCATCAAGTAGGGAAAATGCCAGTGTTAAAAGGTTGCCATTCCCTATTTCTGATTTTCCCATAGAATGTACTGTTCTATTTGGACATCAGTTGTCTAGGCAGCCAATTCCGTATGTACATCCATTTCAAATTACCTTAGTGACCAGAGACTTTCAGAACTTTGCTTCCTGCTCAGTTTATTCAGGGAGTGATGCAACAAAACTTTAATAATCCCAATCAGAACCCTCAACTCTGAAACTATTCTAGTATGTTCTGTCTCCTGAGAAAATACGATTAGGAgaattaaaatttgaatttgGATGGCAGTGTAATGGCATCTGGTGCTAAGAATTTTCTGTGGCCCACAGAAACCGTTTTGGAATGGATTATTTAAACTTTATTCAGCCCTTGTACGGACATTCAGAATAAACacatatgtattttattttgtcatttagATAAAAACATGCAAAGCCCTTCACTGTGAAGAAGTGTCCTTGGGCTTTATGAAATTCCATCCATTCAGATTCccttttcagtgtttctttaTAGATGAGACCTTGTTGAAGAATTGCTGCAGTCTAGTGTAATATTTTCACTAGAAAGAGTCCACCAATGTCATGTTAAACACTGGTTTTGCAATATTTGTATATCTTAGCATTGTGTATAATCTTAAAATAGGGGTTAAGTGTCTACATCCAAATACACAGAAAATTCCTCTGTTCATCTGCTCAATAGCTCTTTGAGGGAAATATGGTATCTTCTTAgttgttttaaaagcattttgccCACTACAGTTCTACACAAGTCCAGAACTGTTTTGCTGTGGATACCTGAATGTCTTATGCTTCTAGAACTCCTGTGTAAACCCAGTAGAGATTTGGCTGGAATTCCTCTGCTTAGGTTTCTGAGGGGGCTGATATTATAAACCTGTTGCACACTATtgcatggaaaaacaaaaataatgttttgatctttttttttaaatatatacatattctTAATATTATCTtggcaatggaaaaaaaaaattcttgtacAATTAAATTCTTGTGCAGGAGGTCACATCTGGTAGCTTTGGGTCTGAGAACATACAGAGACCTTAtacagaaaggattttttagcAGTCAGATAGA
This window harbors:
- the HRG gene encoding histidine-rich glycoprotein isoform X5; translated protein: MLLLASAFFLTLLQCSNAQNEISITPADCSTIETDAGVALDLVNRHRRDGYVFGLFRVADAYELHLGNSTVLYLTLDVLETECSVLSRRHWESCDYSDTYPMDFGQCKIITYTNHLLKKPQLYGFNCTLSPVPPDLVECKDCPVKLEALEVTEEHKDIAAKALRKFNSEGNHTNNFAVDKVERVLKMTASREGHILGFSIKETNCSKSMQETDQALECDFLHDWHAHTGFCKARVISDADEADGTDISCEIYHPWHHGCGRRGRHSALGHPHRHHHFGHRHHHKHHHRHECPPSSQSRPEDPEHNPKSSKEDEDSNKELSSPPPPHDEPDHHPTLPPHGPDHDHPPHHHGPSCPPPHGPGHHHPPHHHGPPCPPPHGPGHHHPPHHHGPPCPPPHGPGHHHPPHHHGPPCPPPPGHPPHHHYRHHHNKTSISGKYFPCHVTGAFYRIPVLNQQDSLTPPTANFSKLSQCNLHFSSTGSKLKEMAEFPGFPDHPTQSKSCPGKPKLDLPKILPLFPHSFVTENSPI
- the HRG gene encoding histidine-rich glycoprotein isoform X3, which encodes MLLLASAFFLTLLQCSNAQNEISITPADCSTIETDAGVALDLVNRHRRDGYVFGLFRVADAYELHLGNSTVLYLTLDVLETECSVLSRRHWESCDYSDTYPMDFGQCKIITYTNHLLKKPQLYGFNCTLSPVPPDLVECKDCPVKLEALEVTEEHKDIAAKALRKFNSEGNHTNNFAVDKVERVLKMTASREGHILGFSIKETNCSKSMQETDQALECDFLHDWHAHTGFCKARVISDADEADGTDISCEIYHPWHHGCGRRGRHSALGHPHRHHHFGHRHHHKHHHRHECPPSSQSRPEDPEHNPKSSKEDEDSNKELSSPPPPHDEPDHHPTLPPHGPDHDHPPHHHGPSCPPPHGPGHHHPPHHHGPPCPPPHGPGHHHPPHHHGPPCPPPHGPGHHHPPHHHGPPCPPPHGPGHHHPPHHHGPPCPPPPGHPPHHHYRHHHNKTSISGKYFPCHVTGAFYRIPVLNQQDSLTPPTANFSKLSQCNLHFSSTGSKLKEMAEFPGFPDHPTQSKSCPGKPKLDLPKILPLFPHSFVTENSPI
- the HRG gene encoding histidine-rich glycoprotein isoform X4, which produces MLLLASAFFLTLLQCSNAQNEISITPADCSTIETDAGVALDLVNRHRRDGYVFGLFRVADAYELHLGNSTVLYLTLDVLETECSVLSRRHWESCDYSDTYPMDFGQCKIITYTNHLLKKPQLYGFNCTLSPVPPDLVECKDCPVKLEALEVTEEHKDIAAKALRKFNSEGNHTNNFAVDKVERVLKMTASREGHILGFSIKETNCSKSMQETDQALECDFLHDWHAHTGFCKARVISDADEADGTDISCEIYHPWHHGCGRRGRHSALGHPHRHHHFGHRHHHKHHHRHECPPSSQSRPEDPEHNPKSSKEDEDSNKELSSPPPPHDEPDHHPTLPPHGPDHDHPPHHHGPSCPPPHGPGHHHPPHHHGPPCPPPHGPDHDHPPHHHGPPCPPPHGPGHHHPPHHHGPPCPPPPGHPPHHHYRHHHNKTSISGKYFPCHVTGAFYRIPVLNQQDSLTPPTANFSKLSQCNLHFSSTGSKLKEMAEFPGFPDHPTQSKSCPGKPKLDLPKILPLFPHSFVTENSPI
- the HRG gene encoding histidine-rich glycoprotein isoform X1, translating into MLLLASAFFLTLLQCSNAQNEISITPADCSTIETDAGVALDLVNRHRRDGYVFGLFRVADAYELHLGNSTVLYLTLDVLETECSVLSRRHWESCDYSDTYPMDFGQCKIITYTNHLLKKPQLYGFNCTLSPVPPDLVECKDCPVKLEALEVTEEHKDIAAKALRKFNSEGNHTNNFAVDKVERVLKMTASREGHILGFSIKETNCSKSMQETDQALECDFLHDWHAHTGFCKARVISDADEADGTDISCEIYHPWHHGCGRRGRHSALGHPHRHHHFGHRHHHKHHHRHECPPSSQSRPEDPEHNPKSSKEDEDSNKELSSPPPPHDEPDHHPTLPPHGPDHDHPPHHHGPSCPPPHGPGHHHPPHHHGPPCPPPHGPDHDHPPHHHGPPCPPPHGPGHHHPPHHHGPPCPPPHGPGHHHPPHHHGPPCPPPHGPGHHHPPHHHGPPCPPPPGHPPHHHYRHHHNKTSISGKYFPCHVTGAFYRIPVLNQQDSLTPPTANFSKLSQCNLHFSSTGSKLKEMAEFPGFPDHPTQSKSCPGKPKLDLPKILPLFPHSFVTENSPI
- the HRG gene encoding histidine-rich glycoprotein isoform X2, with amino-acid sequence MLLLASAFFLTLLQCSNAQNEISITPADCSTIETDAGVALDLVNRHRRDGYVFGLFRVADAYELHLGNSTVLYLTLDVLETECSVLSRRHWESCDYSDTYPMDFGQCKIITYTNHLLKKPQLYGFNCTLSPVPPDLVECKDCPVKLEALEVTEEHKDIAAKALRKFNSEGNHTNNFAVDKVERVLKMTASREGHILGFSIKETNCSKSMQETDQALECDFLHDWHAHTGFCKARVISDADEADGTDISCEIYHPWHHGCGRRGRHSALGHPHRHHHFGHRHHHKHHHRHECPPSSQSRPEDPEHNPKSSKEDEDSNKELSSPPPPHDEPDHHPTLPPHGPDHDHPPHHHGPSCPPPHGPGHHHPPHHHGPPCPPPHGPDHDHPPHHHGPPCPPPHGPGHHHPPHHHGPPCPPPHGPGHHHPPHHHGPPCPPPPGHPPHHHYRHHHNKTSISGKYFPCHVTGAFYRIPVLNQQDSLTPPTANFSKLSQCNLHFSSTGSKLKEMAEFPGFPDHPTQSKSCPGKPKLDLPKILPLFPHSFVTENSPI